A window of Saccharomyces paradoxus chromosome XIII, complete sequence genomic DNA:
TACCCCGTGAACAGATTCTATTGGGTGCAAGGCAACACAACAGGCATACCAAACGCTGGGGATGAGACACGTTGGACGTTCTGGGGCGCCTGTCTACAGGATAAAGACGGGTCTGATACCTGCACAAGCGATTTGGCACCTGCGTACCCAATTTCACCAGTGGACAACTTCAATACACACATCAATGTTCCCCATCAGTTTATTTCTAAAAGGGACGCTTTTTACTACCTGACTAGATTTTCattctgtttcttttgGATTGCACTGGCCTTTGTTGGCGTGTCGTTTATCCTTTACATTCTGACCTGGTGCTCTAAGATGCTTTCAGACATGGTTCTTATTCTCATGTCCTTTGGGTTTGTCTTCAACACGGCTGCCGTTGTCTTGCAAACGGCTGCCTCTGCCATGGCAAAGAACGCTTTCCACGACGACCATCGTAGTGCCCAATTGGGTGCTTCTATGATGGGTATGGCTTGGGCAAGTGTCTTTTTATGTATCGTGGaatttattt
This region includes:
- the SUR7 gene encoding Sur7p (Plasma membrane protein, component of eisosomes~similar to YML052W), producing the protein MVKVWNIALRLLVLLFLAGNTLLLILMIISGATDHYPVNRFYWVQGNTTGIPNAGDETRWTFWGACLQDKDGSDTCTSDLAPAYPISPVDNFNTHINVPHQFISKRDAFYYLTRFSFCFFWIALAFVGVSFILYILTWCSKMLSDMVLILMSFGFVFNTAAVVLQTAASAMAKNAFHDDHRSAQLGASMMGMAWASVFLCIVEFILLVSWSIRAKLASTYSIDNSRYRTSSKWNPFHREKEQATDPILTATAPEEMQQSASVVGPSSNANPVTAATENQPKGINFFTIRKSHERPDDVSV